A single region of the Rhizobium binae genome encodes:
- a CDS encoding type II toxin-antitoxin system prevent-host-death family antitoxin has product MRQFTTGDLNKQVGDVTDAASREPVVLTRHSKPRFVLMSYEHYERMRSGTDPRRAHAISEMPDEHAELFGEAIERLAKGEGYDDEP; this is encoded by the coding sequence ATGCGACAGTTCACGACGGGTGATCTCAACAAACAGGTCGGGGACGTCACTGATGCCGCGAGCCGCGAACCGGTCGTTCTTACCCGCCACAGTAAGCCTCGTTTCGTGCTGATGAGCTATGAGCATTATGAGCGCATGCGCAGTGGTACGGATCCGCGCCGCGCCCATGCCATCTCGGAGATGCCGGACGAGCATGCCGAACTGTTTGGCGAGGCGATTGAGCGACTGGCGAAGGGTGAAGGCTACGACGATGAGCCATGA
- a CDS encoding AraC family transcriptional regulator yields the protein MAEIERRMIAPAFVEEALDSLRRLDKPTEPILARVGLSPRVDQPVSAETYGALWLAIAAELDDEFFGMGGRPMSSGSFTLLCHSVLHAPTLGQALRRALRFLDVVLDDPRGQLVIRDGLAEVELRDAGSPRSAFAYRTYWIILHGITCWLVGRRIPIRLVDFRCPEPKQGADYRLFFGAPVRFSQPISRLGFDSALLGLPISRSDQALKQFLRGAPANILVRYRYDAGIAAAVRRRLSQTTPALWLNFASLAAEMRMPPSTLRHRLHDEGQSYAAIKDEIRRDLAAELLLNTSKTISEIAVQLGYSEPSAFFRAFRKWMGKSPETFRWEEADST from the coding sequence ATGGCCGAAATCGAGCGACGAATGATAGCGCCGGCCTTTGTCGAGGAAGCCCTCGACAGCCTGCGGCGGCTGGATAAGCCGACAGAGCCTATTCTTGCGCGCGTCGGACTGTCGCCGCGGGTCGATCAGCCGGTGTCGGCCGAGACCTATGGTGCGCTCTGGCTGGCCATCGCCGCCGAACTCGACGATGAATTCTTCGGCATGGGCGGACGGCCGATGAGCAGCGGCAGTTTTACGCTGCTCTGCCACTCCGTGCTGCACGCGCCGACGCTGGGTCAGGCGCTTCGCCGGGCGCTGCGTTTCCTCGATGTCGTGCTGGATGACCCCAGGGGGCAACTCGTCATCCGCGACGGACTGGCCGAGGTCGAGCTCAGGGATGCCGGCAGCCCGCGTTCGGCCTTCGCATACCGCACTTACTGGATCATCCTGCACGGCATCACCTGCTGGCTGGTCGGCCGGCGCATTCCAATCCGCCTCGTCGACTTTCGCTGCCCCGAACCGAAACAAGGCGCCGACTACCGGCTGTTCTTCGGCGCGCCGGTGCGTTTCTCGCAACCGATCAGCCGCCTCGGCTTCGACAGCGCCCTGCTCGGTCTTCCGATTTCGCGCAGCGATCAGGCGCTCAAACAGTTCCTACGCGGAGCGCCGGCCAATATCCTGGTGCGCTATCGCTACGATGCCGGCATCGCCGCCGCCGTCCGCCGGCGCCTGAGCCAGACAACGCCGGCTCTCTGGTTGAACTTCGCCTCGCTCGCCGCCGAAATGCGCATGCCGCCCTCGACGCTCCGCCACCGCCTGCACGACGAGGGGCAAAGCTATGCCGCAATCAAGGATGAGATCCGGCGGGACCTCGCTGCCGAATTGCTGCTGAATACCTCGAAAACGATCAGCGAGATCGCCGTGCAACTCGGCTATTCCGAACCCAGCGCCTTCTTCCGGGCGTTTCGCAAATGGATGGGCAAGAGCCCTGAGACTTTCCGGTGGGAGGAAGCGGATTCGACTTAG
- a CDS encoding 3-hydroxyacyl-CoA dehydrogenase, with protein sequence MLIHGASFIVTGGGSGLGAATARMLVEAGGRVTIADLNAEAGEHIAREFGSDVQFVKADVTDGDDGAAVVAAAVQAFGGVRGLVNCAGVAPAEKVIGRDGPHRLESFARTISINLIGTFNMIRLAAAAIEKTEPDAEGERGVVVNTASVAAFDGQIGQAAYAASKGGVAAMTLPIARELARHGIRVVSIAPGIFETPMMAGMPTEVREALGKSVPFPPRLGRPAEFAGLVRHIFENNMLNGEVIRLDGALRMGAR encoded by the coding sequence ATGTTGATCCATGGAGCAAGCTTTATCGTAACCGGCGGCGGCTCCGGCTTGGGTGCGGCGACGGCGCGCATGCTCGTCGAGGCCGGTGGGCGCGTGACGATCGCCGATCTCAATGCCGAAGCGGGCGAACATATTGCCCGGGAGTTCGGCAGCGATGTGCAGTTCGTCAAGGCCGACGTGACCGATGGCGACGACGGAGCTGCGGTGGTCGCCGCAGCGGTCCAAGCCTTCGGCGGCGTACGGGGATTGGTCAATTGCGCGGGCGTGGCGCCCGCCGAAAAGGTGATCGGCCGCGACGGGCCGCACCGTTTGGAAAGCTTTGCGCGCACGATTTCCATCAATCTCATTGGCACGTTCAACATGATCCGACTTGCCGCCGCGGCGATCGAGAAGACGGAGCCGGATGCGGAAGGCGAGCGCGGCGTGGTCGTCAATACGGCCTCGGTCGCCGCCTTCGACGGCCAGATCGGCCAGGCCGCCTATGCCGCCTCCAAGGGCGGTGTGGCGGCGATGACGCTGCCGATTGCCCGCGAACTCGCCCGCCACGGCATTCGCGTCGTGTCGATCGCGCCCGGCATTTTCGAGACACCGATGATGGCCGGCATGCCGACCGAGGTGCGGGAAGCGCTCGGTAAGAGCGTGCCGTTTCCGCCGCGGCTCGGACGTCCGGCAGAATTTGCCGGACTGGTGCGCCATATCTTTGAAAACAACATGCTGAACGGCGAGGTGATCCGCCTCGACGGCGCATTGCGGATGGGCGCGCGGTAA
- a CDS encoding acetyl-CoA C-acyltransferase, producing the protein MVLQDPIVIVGAARTPIGSFQGELKDATAPELGAAAIRAALERSRVAAEAIEEVVFGCVLPAGQGQAPARQAAIHAGLPFGTGASTVNKMCGSGMKAVMMAHDQLATGSASIAIAGGMESMTNAPYLLDKARGGYRLGHGRVVDHMFLDGLEDAYDKGRLMGSFAEDCAEAYQFTREAQDSYAIASLTRAQKAIADGCFDGEIVPVTVKSGKSEQVASRDEQPGRAKPDKIPTLKPAFRDGGTVTAANSSSISDGAAALVLMRRSEAEHRGLTPLATILGHATHSQAPSLFATAPIGALQKLSDRTGLALSDVDLFEINEAFAVVAMAAMRDLDLPHEKVNVHGGACALGHPIGASGARILVTLLAALARYDLKCGMATLCIGGGEATAVAIERH; encoded by the coding sequence ATGGTTTTGCAGGATCCCATCGTCATCGTCGGTGCAGCACGCACCCCGATCGGCAGCTTTCAAGGCGAACTGAAAGACGCCACCGCACCCGAGCTTGGAGCAGCGGCGATCCGCGCAGCACTTGAGCGCAGCCGCGTCGCCGCCGAGGCGATCGAGGAGGTCGTCTTCGGCTGCGTGCTGCCGGCGGGCCAAGGCCAGGCGCCGGCGCGACAGGCGGCGATCCATGCCGGCTTGCCCTTCGGTACCGGGGCCAGCACCGTCAACAAGATGTGCGGCTCGGGCATGAAGGCGGTCATGATGGCGCATGACCAGCTCGCCACCGGCAGCGCTTCGATCGCGATCGCAGGCGGCATGGAAAGCATGACGAATGCGCCCTATCTCCTCGACAAGGCTCGCGGCGGCTACAGGCTCGGCCATGGGCGTGTCGTGGATCACATGTTCCTCGACGGGCTGGAGGATGCTTATGACAAGGGGCGCTTGATGGGCAGCTTCGCGGAGGATTGCGCCGAGGCCTATCAGTTCACGCGCGAGGCGCAGGACAGCTACGCCATCGCCTCGCTGACGCGTGCACAGAAGGCAATCGCGGACGGCTGTTTCGACGGCGAGATCGTGCCGGTGACGGTCAAGTCAGGCAAATCAGAGCAGGTGGCGAGCCGCGACGAACAGCCGGGCAGGGCGAAGCCAGACAAGATCCCGACGCTGAAACCCGCCTTCCGCGATGGAGGCACGGTGACGGCAGCCAATTCCAGCTCGATCTCTGATGGCGCGGCAGCCCTGGTGCTGATGCGCCGCTCCGAGGCCGAACATCGCGGCCTGACGCCGCTCGCCACCATCCTCGGCCATGCCACCCATTCGCAGGCGCCCAGTCTTTTTGCCACCGCGCCGATCGGCGCGCTGCAGAAGCTCTCCGACCGGACGGGTCTGGCACTCTCGGATGTCGACCTCTTCGAAATCAACGAGGCCTTCGCTGTCGTCGCCATGGCGGCGATGCGCGATCTCGACCTGCCGCATGAAAAAGTAAACGTACATGGCGGCGCCTGCGCGCTCGGCCATCCGATCGGTGCTTCGGGAGCCCGCATCCTGGTGACGCTGCTTGCGGCGCTCGCGCGTTACGACCTGAAGTGCGGCATGGCTACGCTCTGCATCGGCGGCGGCGAGGCGACGGCCGTCGCCATCGAGCGGCACTAG
- a CDS encoding acyl-CoA dehydrogenase family protein, which translates to MILSELQQQISDLARDFARDRLAPGAAKRDREHLFPRDELKEMGELGLLGMLVPETYGGSDTGVIAYAAALEEIAAGDGPCSTIMSVHSSVGCVPILKFGTEEQRQRFLPKLASGEWIGGFALTEPQAGSDASNLKTRARRDGDHYVIDGAKQFITSGKNGNVIIVFAVTDPDAGKKGITAFIVPTDTPGYEVIRVEEKLGLHSTDTCQIAFNAMRIPADLRLGAEGEGYRIALANLEGGRIGIAAQAVGMARAAFEAARDYAKERTAFGKPIFEHQAVAFRLADMAVRIEAARQLVFHAASLREAELPCLSEASMAKLFASEMAERVCSDAIQIHGGYGYMADYPVERIYRDVRICQIYEGTSDVQRMVIARNLQG; encoded by the coding sequence ATGATCCTTTCCGAACTCCAGCAGCAGATCTCGGATCTCGCCCGCGATTTTGCCCGCGACCGGCTGGCGCCGGGGGCGGCGAAGCGCGACCGGGAGCATCTCTTCCCGCGCGACGAGCTGAAGGAGATGGGCGAACTCGGCCTGCTCGGCATGCTGGTGCCGGAAACCTATGGCGGCTCGGACACGGGTGTCATCGCCTATGCCGCAGCACTCGAGGAGATTGCCGCCGGCGACGGGCCCTGCTCGACGATCATGAGCGTGCACAGCTCGGTCGGCTGCGTGCCGATCCTGAAATTCGGCACAGAGGAGCAACGGCAGCGCTTTCTGCCGAAACTCGCAAGCGGCGAATGGATCGGCGGCTTCGCGCTGACCGAGCCGCAGGCCGGTTCCGATGCCTCGAACCTGAAGACAAGGGCGCGGCGTGACGGCGACCACTACGTGATCGACGGCGCCAAGCAGTTCATCACCTCTGGAAAGAACGGCAATGTCATCATCGTCTTTGCCGTTACCGATCCCGATGCCGGCAAGAAGGGCATCACCGCCTTCATCGTACCGACGGACACGCCGGGTTACGAGGTGATCCGCGTCGAGGAGAAGCTTGGCCTGCATTCCACCGATACCTGCCAGATCGCCTTCAACGCCATGCGTATCCCTGCGGATTTGAGGCTCGGTGCGGAAGGCGAAGGCTATCGCATCGCGCTTGCCAATCTCGAAGGCGGGCGGATCGGCATCGCGGCGCAGGCGGTCGGCATGGCGCGGGCGGCCTTCGAGGCGGCGCGTGACTACGCCAAAGAGCGTACCGCCTTCGGCAAGCCAATCTTCGAACATCAGGCCGTTGCCTTCCGTCTTGCTGACATGGCGGTTCGCATCGAGGCGGCGCGCCAGCTCGTCTTTCACGCGGCTTCTCTCCGGGAAGCGGAGCTGCCCTGCTTGTCGGAAGCCTCGATGGCCAAGCTCTTTGCCTCGGAGATGGCCGAGCGCGTCTGCTCCGATGCAATTCAGATCCACGGCGGCTATGGCTACATGGCTGATTATCCGGTCGAGCGCATCTACCGCGACGTGCGCATCTGCCAGATCTATGAAGGGACGAGCGACGTGCAGCGCATGGTCATTGCCCGCAATCTACAAGGATGA
- a CDS encoding 3-methyl-2-oxobutanoate dehydrogenase (2-methylpropanoyl-transferring) subunit alpha: MVDSARLSLHVPEPAVRPGGQPDFSNVKIAKAGSVPRPEVDVASEDIRDLAYSIIRVLNRDGEAVGPWAGSLSDEELLTGLRNMMKLRAFDARMLMAQRQGKTSFYMQHLGEEAVSCAFRKALNKGDMNFPTYRQAGLLIADDYPMVEMMNQIYSNESDPLHGRQLPIMYSSKDHGFFTISGNLATQYVQAVGWAMASAIKNDSRIAAAWIGDGSTAESDFHSALVFASTYKAPVILNIVNNQWAISTFQGIARGGSGTFAARGLGFGIPALRVDGNDYLAVHAVARWAAERARRNLGPTLIEHVTYRVGAHSTSDDPSAYRPKTESEAWPLGDPVLRLKKHLIVKGAWSEERHVQAEAEIMDEVIEAQRQAEAHGTLHAGGRPSVRDIFEGVYAEMPAHIRRQRQRAGY, encoded by the coding sequence ATGGTGGATTCCGCTCGTCTGAGCCTGCACGTCCCCGAACCCGCCGTCCGACCGGGCGGCCAGCCTGATTTTTCCAACGTCAAGATTGCCAAGGCCGGCTCCGTGCCGCGGCCGGAGGTCGATGTCGCCTCGGAGGACATTCGCGATCTCGCCTATTCGATCATCCGCGTCTTGAACCGCGACGGCGAGGCGGTCGGTCCCTGGGCGGGGTCGCTCTCCGATGAAGAGCTGCTGACCGGGCTTCGCAACATGATGAAACTGCGCGCCTTCGACGCCCGCATGCTGATGGCCCAGCGCCAGGGCAAGACCTCCTTCTACATGCAGCATCTCGGCGAAGAGGCCGTCAGCTGCGCCTTCCGCAAGGCGCTGAACAAGGGAGATATGAATTTCCCGACCTATCGCCAGGCGGGCCTCCTGATCGCCGATGATTATCCGATGGTCGAGATGATGAACCAGATCTACTCGAACGAGAGCGATCCGCTGCACGGCCGGCAGCTGCCGATCATGTATTCCTCCAAGGATCATGGCTTCTTCACCATCTCAGGCAATCTCGCCACCCAATATGTGCAGGCCGTCGGCTGGGCGATGGCTTCGGCGATCAAGAACGACAGCCGCATCGCCGCTGCCTGGATCGGTGACGGTTCGACGGCGGAATCGGATTTCCATTCGGCGCTCGTCTTCGCCTCGACCTACAAGGCCCCTGTGATCCTCAACATCGTCAACAATCAGTGGGCGATTTCGACCTTCCAGGGCATTGCCCGCGGCGGTTCGGGGACTTTTGCCGCCCGTGGCCTCGGCTTCGGTATTCCGGCGCTCAGGGTCGATGGGAACGACTATCTCGCCGTTCACGCCGTCGCCCGCTGGGCGGCCGAGCGGGCGCGGCGTAATCTCGGCCCGACGCTGATCGAACATGTCACCTACCGCGTCGGCGCCCATTCGACCTCCGACGACCCGAGCGCCTATCGGCCGAAGACGGAATCGGAAGCCTGGCCGCTCGGCGACCCCGTGCTCCGGCTGAAGAAACATCTGATCGTCAAGGGCGCATGGTCGGAGGAGCGGCACGTGCAGGCGGAAGCCGAAATCATGGACGAGGTGATCGAGGCGCAACGCCAGGCGGAGGCGCACGGCACGCTGCACGCCGGCGGCAGGCCCTCGGTGCGCGACATTTTCGAGGGGGTCTATGCCGAAATGCCGGCGCATATCCGCCGCCAGCGGCAGAGGGCGGGGTACTGA
- a CDS encoding alpha-ketoacid dehydrogenase subunit beta, giving the protein MARMTMIEAVRSAMDVSMAKDDNVVVFGEDVGYFGGVFRCTQGLQAKYGRTRCFDTPISESGIVGTAIGMAAYGLKPCVEIQFADYMYPAYDQLTQEAARIRYRSNGDFTCPIVVRMPTGGGIFGGQTHSQSPEALFTHVCGLKVIVPSNPYDAKGLLIAAIEDPDPVMFLEPKRLYNGPFDGHHERPVTPWSKHELGEVPDGHYTIPIGKAEVRRAGSAVTVVAYGTMVHVALAAAEDAGIDAEVIDLRSLLPLDLDTIVKSVTKTGRCVVVHEATLTSGFGAEVVSLVQEHCFYHLEAPVVRVAGWDTPYPHAQEWDYFPGPGRLGRALSEVMEA; this is encoded by the coding sequence ATGGCCAGGATGACGATGATCGAGGCCGTGCGCAGCGCCATGGACGTCTCGATGGCGAAGGATGACAATGTCGTGGTGTTCGGCGAGGACGTCGGCTATTTCGGCGGTGTCTTCCGCTGCACCCAGGGCCTACAGGCAAAATACGGCAGGACGCGCTGCTTCGATACGCCGATCAGCGAGTCCGGTATTGTCGGCACGGCAATCGGCATGGCAGCCTACGGGCTGAAGCCCTGTGTCGAAATCCAGTTCGCCGACTACATGTATCCGGCCTATGACCAGCTGACGCAGGAGGCGGCGCGCATCCGCTATCGCTCCAACGGCGATTTCACCTGTCCGATCGTCGTGCGCATGCCGACCGGCGGCGGCATCTTCGGCGGCCAGACGCACAGCCAGAGCCCGGAAGCCCTCTTCACCCATGTCTGCGGGCTGAAGGTGATCGTTCCCTCCAATCCCTATGATGCCAAGGGGTTGCTGATCGCGGCGATCGAGGATCCCGACCCCGTCATGTTCCTGGAGCCGAAACGGCTCTATAACGGCCCTTTCGACGGTCATCACGAGCGGCCCGTCACACCCTGGTCGAAACACGAGCTCGGAGAGGTGCCTGACGGCCATTACACCATCCCGATCGGCAAGGCCGAGGTCCGGCGCGCCGGGTCTGCGGTGACGGTCGTTGCCTATGGCACGATGGTGCATGTGGCGCTTGCCGCGGCCGAGGATGCCGGCATCGATGCCGAGGTGATTGATCTGAGAAGCCTGCTGCCGCTCGATCTCGATACGATCGTCAAATCGGTCACCAAGACCGGGCGCTGCGTCGTCGTCCATGAAGCGACCCTGACCTCGGGCTTCGGCGCCGAGGTCGTGTCGCTGGTCCAGGAACATTGCTTCTATCATCTCGAAGCGCCGGTCGTGCGTGTCGCCGGCTGGGACACGCCTTATCCGCATGCGCAGGAGTGGGACTATTTCCCCGGCCCCGGCCGCCTCGGGCGGGCGCTTTCCGAAGTCATGGAGGCCTGA
- a CDS encoding dihydrolipoamide acetyltransferase family protein, producing the protein MGEFIIKMPDVGEGVAEAELVEWHVKAGDPVREDMVIAAVMTDKATVEIPSPVSGTVIWLAGEIGDRIAVKAPLVRIETVSDVGEATPAQILQAPAAAPAKLEAARPGPVAPPAPAPAAAPAEKPLAAPSVRLFARENGVDLRQVQGTGPAGRVLREDVEQFLSQGAAPATLKNGFARKTSTEEIKLTGLRRRIAEKMVLSTSRIPHITYVEEVDMTALEELRATMNRDRRSSHPKLTVLPFLMRALVKAISEQPEVNATFDDDAGIITRHGAVHIGIATQTPAGLTVPVVRHAEARGIWDCAAEMNRLAEAARSGTATRDELSGSTITISSLGALGGIVSTPVINHPEVAIIGVNKIATRPVWDGAQFVPRKMMNLSSSFDHRIIDGWDAATFVQRIRTLLETPALIFIEG; encoded by the coding sequence ATGGGCGAATTCATCATCAAGATGCCGGATGTCGGGGAAGGGGTCGCCGAGGCCGAGCTTGTGGAGTGGCACGTGAAGGCAGGAGATCCGGTGCGCGAGGACATGGTGATCGCCGCCGTCATGACCGACAAGGCCACAGTCGAAATTCCCTCACCCGTCAGCGGCACCGTCATCTGGCTTGCCGGCGAGATCGGAGACCGTATCGCGGTCAAGGCGCCTTTGGTGCGGATCGAAACGGTGAGCGATGTTGGCGAGGCTACGCCTGCGCAGATCTTGCAGGCGCCGGCTGCCGCACCGGCCAAGCTCGAAGCTGCGCGGCCCGGGCCGGTCGCTCCGCCTGCGCCGGCACCCGCGGCGGCGCCCGCCGAAAAGCCGCTTGCCGCGCCGTCCGTGCGGCTCTTCGCCAGGGAAAACGGCGTCGATCTACGGCAAGTGCAGGGCACGGGGCCTGCGGGACGCGTCCTGCGCGAAGATGTCGAACAGTTTCTGTCTCAGGGAGCAGCGCCCGCAACGCTAAAGAATGGTTTCGCCAGAAAGACGTCGACCGAAGAGATCAAGCTGACCGGACTGCGCCGCCGTATCGCCGAAAAGATGGTGTTGTCCACCTCGCGCATCCCCCACATCACTTACGTGGAAGAAGTGGATATGACCGCGCTTGAGGAGCTGCGCGCCACGATGAACCGCGACCGCAGATCGAGCCACCCGAAGCTGACAGTGCTGCCTTTCCTGATGCGGGCGCTGGTCAAGGCCATCTCTGAGCAGCCCGAGGTCAACGCCACCTTCGACGACGATGCCGGCATCATCACGCGTCATGGTGCCGTGCATATCGGCATCGCCACGCAGACGCCGGCGGGTCTGACCGTCCCGGTGGTGCGGCATGCGGAAGCCCGGGGCATCTGGGATTGCGCCGCCGAGATGAACCGGCTGGCCGAAGCGGCTCGTTCGGGGACCGCGACGCGCGACGAGCTCTCCGGCTCGACCATCACCATCAGCTCGCTTGGCGCGCTCGGCGGCATCGTCTCGACGCCTGTTATCAACCACCCCGAAGTGGCGATCATCGGCGTCAACAAAATCGCCACGCGCCCTGTCTGGGACGGCGCGCAGTTCGTGCCGCGCAAGATGATGAACCTTTCTTCCAGCTTCGATCATCGCATCATCGACGGCTGGGATGCGGCGACCTTCGTGCAGCGCATCCGTACGCTCCTCGAAACCCCGGCGCTCATCTTCATCGAAGGCTGA
- the lpdA gene encoding dihydrolipoyl dehydrogenase translates to MKEIVCKLLVIGAGPGGYVCAIRAGQLGIDTVIVEAGKPGGTCLTVGCIPSKALIHAAEEFAATQKMLDGKNPMGIRVEGASIDLGRTIAWKDGIVGRLTGGVSGLLQKARVKIVHGRAHFRDGKTVEVETETGQQIIRAETVVIATGSDPVELSNLPFGGRVISSTEALSLTELPKKLIVVGGGYIGLELGMAFAKMGSEVTVVEATPQVLPLYDAELVRPVMRKLTESGIRVLTGAKAMGLADNGEALLVETSDGRRESLPADRILVTVGRRPRTAGSGLEELDLDRAGPYLRIDDRCRTSMRGIYAIGDVTGEPMLAHRAMAQGEMVAEIIAGKKRAWDKRCIAAVCFTDPEIVSAGLSPAEAQAQGYEIRTGQFPFSANGRAMTMVSEEGFVRVVARADTNVVLGLQAVGAGVSELSAAFALAIEMGARLEDIAGTIHVHPTRSEAVMEAALKALGSALHI, encoded by the coding sequence ATGAAAGAAATTGTCTGCAAGCTCCTCGTCATCGGCGCCGGCCCGGGCGGCTATGTCTGCGCAATCCGCGCCGGCCAGCTTGGCATCGATACGGTGATCGTCGAAGCCGGAAAGCCGGGCGGCACCTGCCTGACGGTCGGCTGCATTCCCTCCAAGGCTTTGATCCATGCGGCCGAGGAGTTCGCTGCCACGCAGAAGATGCTCGACGGCAAGAATCCGATGGGCATTCGCGTCGAAGGCGCCTCGATCGATCTTGGCAGGACGATCGCCTGGAAGGACGGCATTGTCGGCAGGCTGACAGGCGGCGTCTCGGGTCTCTTGCAGAAGGCACGAGTCAAGATTGTCCATGGCCGGGCTCACTTTCGCGACGGCAAGACGGTGGAGGTGGAGACGGAAACCGGCCAGCAGATCATTCGCGCCGAGACCGTGGTGATCGCCACCGGCTCCGATCCGGTGGAGCTTTCCAACTTGCCATTCGGCGGCCGCGTCATTTCCTCGACCGAGGCGCTGTCGCTGACGGAGCTGCCGAAAAAGCTCATCGTGGTCGGCGGCGGTTATATTGGCCTGGAGCTTGGAATGGCCTTCGCCAAGATGGGTTCGGAAGTGACGGTGGTGGAGGCGACGCCGCAGGTGCTGCCCCTTTATGATGCCGAACTCGTCCGCCCCGTCATGCGCAAGCTCACCGAAAGCGGCATTAGGGTCCTGACAGGCGCGAAGGCGATGGGCCTTGCCGACAATGGTGAGGCATTGCTTGTCGAAACCTCCGATGGCCGGCGAGAAAGCCTGCCGGCCGACCGCATTCTCGTGACCGTCGGCCGGCGGCCGCGAACGGCGGGATCAGGCCTCGAGGAGCTCGATCTCGATCGCGCCGGTCCCTATCTCAGGATCGATGATCGCTGCCGCACCTCGATGCGCGGCATTTATGCGATCGGCGACGTGACCGGCGAGCCGATGCTGGCCCACCGGGCCATGGCGCAAGGCGAGATGGTGGCGGAGATCATCGCCGGCAAGAAGCGCGCCTGGGACAAGCGCTGCATTGCCGCCGTCTGCTTTACCGATCCCGAGATCGTCAGCGCCGGTCTCTCGCCGGCGGAAGCGCAAGCGCAAGGCTATGAAATCCGCACCGGCCAGTTTCCGTTCAGCGCCAATGGGCGGGCGATGACGATGGTCTCGGAGGAGGGCTTCGTGCGCGTCGTCGCCCGTGCCGACACCAACGTCGTGCTCGGCCTGCAGGCGGTGGGGGCAGGGGTTTCCGAACTGTCGGCGGCTTTTGCCCTGGCGATCGAGATGGGCGCGCGGCTGGAAGACATCGCTGGCACCATCCACGTGCATCCGACCCGCAGTGAAGCGGTCATGGAAGCGGCGCTGAAGGCTTTGGGGAGCGCTTTACATATCTGA
- a CDS encoding cyclic nucleotide-gated ion channel yields the protein MSAVPFSKISTPFTALFATIGLLVVAALTAQGLTGQERLVLELLLAAIWLAYVLQLSGTLLSRRHRLSGGMPAIVIDLLAVLVPAAAFLFVGSRDRDLYCAVWLLKPLRDSTFFRLLAKVVVNESRNLLGVTSVFGIVLFGAALAGYLIERDVQPDRFGSIPQAMWWAVVTLSTTGYGDEIPQSLAGRVLAGLVMMSGIGIFALWAGILATGFYEEVRRQDFVRNWQLVAAVPLFQKLGSAALIEIVRSLRPRIVPAGAVICRKGDVGDQMFFIVEGRVIVATPDHPVELGAGNFFGEMALISGEPRSATVRAATEVSLLSLYAVDFQMLSSSSPEIAETIRKTALERRVGSPKE from the coding sequence ATGTCGGCAGTGCCGTTCTCAAAGATTTCGACGCCGTTCACCGCGCTGTTCGCTACAATCGGTCTCTTGGTCGTTGCCGCACTGACGGCGCAGGGCCTTACTGGACAGGAGAGGCTTGTCCTTGAGCTGCTACTTGCGGCAATTTGGCTGGCCTATGTCCTCCAATTGAGCGGCACATTGCTTTCTCGGCGACACCGTTTGTCGGGCGGGATGCCGGCCATCGTGATCGATTTGCTCGCGGTTCTGGTGCCGGCTGCTGCATTCTTGTTCGTTGGGTCCCGCGATCGGGACCTCTATTGCGCAGTTTGGCTTCTCAAGCCGTTGCGCGACTCAACGTTCTTCAGGCTGCTGGCAAAGGTGGTCGTGAATGAATCGCGCAATCTGCTCGGCGTGACGTCGGTATTCGGCATCGTTCTTTTTGGCGCAGCGTTGGCCGGTTATCTCATCGAGCGAGACGTCCAACCCGATAGGTTCGGCAGCATTCCGCAAGCGATGTGGTGGGCGGTCGTGACGCTGTCGACGACCGGCTACGGTGACGAGATCCCGCAGAGCCTTGCAGGTCGAGTTCTAGCCGGATTGGTGATGATGAGCGGGATCGGTATTTTTGCTCTTTGGGCCGGCATCCTCGCCACCGGCTTCTACGAAGAGGTTCGCCGCCAAGACTTCGTTCGCAACTGGCAATTGGTCGCTGCCGTACCCCTGTTCCAGAAGCTTGGTTCCGCTGCACTGATCGAGATCGTTCGGTCGCTGCGACCGCGCATTGTCCCCGCAGGAGCCGTGATCTGCCGCAAGGGCGATGTTGGCGATCAGATGTTCTTCATTGTCGAGGGACGGGTCATCGTGGCGACACCCGACCATCCAGTGGAACTCGGTGCCGGCAACTTCTTTGGCGAGATGGCGCTGATCAGTGGCGAACCTCGCTCAGCGACGGTCAGAGCTGCAACCGAGGTATCGCTGCTGTCGCTCTACGCTGTGGATTTCCAGATGTTGTCGAGCAGTAGTCCGGAGATCGCGGAGACCATCCGCAAGACGGCGCTGGAGCGGCGGGTCGGCTCGCCGAAGGAATAG